In Agrobacterium sp. RAC06, a single window of DNA contains:
- a CDS encoding ActR/PrrA/RegA family redox response regulator transcription factor: MADAASQVAKPAAGTQAAGSHDLGPDPSLLIVDDDAPFLRRLARAMESRGFTVELAGSVAEGMAKVKEAAPAYAVVDLRLGDGTGLDVIEAIRERRSDTRIIVLTGYGNIATAVTAVKLGALDYLAKPADADDVYLALTQRPGEKAEIPENPMSADRIRWEHIQRVYESCERNVSETARRLNMHRRTLQRILAKRAPK, encoded by the coding sequence ATGGCAGACGCAGCATCACAGGTCGCAAAACCAGCCGCCGGCACGCAAGCAGCGGGCAGTCACGATCTCGGCCCTGACCCTTCGCTGCTGATCGTCGATGACGATGCGCCGTTTCTGCGTCGTCTGGCGCGCGCCATGGAAAGCCGCGGCTTCACGGTGGAGCTCGCCGGCTCCGTCGCTGAGGGCATGGCGAAAGTCAAGGAAGCAGCACCTGCCTATGCCGTGGTCGATCTGCGGTTGGGTGACGGAACCGGGCTCGACGTCATCGAGGCGATCCGGGAGCGCCGTTCCGACACACGGATCATCGTGCTGACAGGTTATGGCAATATCGCCACGGCCGTTACCGCGGTCAAACTCGGGGCGCTCGACTATCTGGCGAAGCCCGCAGACGCCGACGATGTCTATCTGGCACTGACCCAACGACCAGGCGAGAAGGCCGAGATCCCCGAAAACCCGATGTCGGCCGACCGGATCCGCTGGGAGCATATCCAGCGCGTCTATGAGAGCTGCGAGAGGAATGTCTCCGAGACAGCTCGTCGCCTCAACATGCATCGCCGGACACTGCAGCGCATACTGGCCAAACGCGCCCCGAAGTAA
- a CDS encoding MmcB family DNA repair protein, with protein MTLVSVAVNNPLIDGRQSDRAMMIRRGVQILLAEMRFAILPELTLSNGRRADLIALSDKGEIWIVEIKSSVEDFRVDRKWPDYRRYCDRLFFATHAGVPLEIFPEDCGLFLSDGYSGHLLRDAPEHRLPPATRKSVTLDFSRTAAQRLMAAEWAAQLKSV; from the coding sequence ATGACCTTAGTCTCTGTCGCAGTAAACAATCCCTTAATCGACGGGCGGCAGTCGGATCGCGCCATGATGATTCGGCGTGGTGTCCAGATCCTTCTGGCGGAGATGCGTTTTGCCATCCTGCCGGAACTGACGCTCTCCAATGGACGTCGTGCTGACCTGATCGCCCTTTCAGACAAGGGCGAGATCTGGATCGTCGAGATCAAATCCTCGGTCGAGGACTTTCGCGTCGACCGGAAATGGCCGGATTATCGTCGCTACTGCGACCGATTGTTTTTTGCCACCCACGCCGGTGTGCCTCTCGAGATCTTCCCGGAAGACTGCGGCCTCTTTCTATCGGATGGGTATTCGGGCCACCTGTTGCGGGACGCTCCCGAGCACCGCCTTCCGCCTGCAACGCGGAAGTCGGTTACCCTCGATTTTTCGAGGACTGCCGCCCAGAGGCTCATGGCCGCGGAATGGGCGGCCCAGCTCAAGTCTGTCTGA